A single genomic interval of Mucilaginibacter boryungensis harbors:
- a CDS encoding outer membrane beta-barrel protein translates to MKKFLLSLLFLLFTGLLFAQQPVKAITVKGTVIDSATNKSLGFVTISLSDAATKQPVKSSLTKDEGTFEVKNLAPKPYTLSLVYVGYKTKTLAVKGDADFDVGKIVLSPSNSQLKEVSVSALKPLMKQEVDRLSYDVQADPESKALSALDMMRKVPLLAVDASDNIKLKGSGNYKILINGRESALVAKNPSDVLKAMPATNIQKIEVITTPPAKYDAEGLAGIINIITKKNADQGYNVGINGRINTIWGPGLNINGNVKQGKFGMSAYAGFGRQNHQETGFGNIQLLKDGSAINQNGINGFDGHYQYANAELSYELDSLNLLTGSIETFGNTFNNNGSQVNLSTNKLGGIANSYNLLNSGRGNFVGTDVAINYQLGFKKSKDQLLTFSYKYSNSPNSQSTTNNFINRTSYPASSFPSYNQFNNSGSREHTLQLDYVHPLKKITVEAGAKAILRNNFSEYHREDQDPTTGVFVPNTSQTNDFDYHQDVLSVYNTYQFKLDKWTGKIGARLEHTNINANFTSAGSAVNPDYNNLIPSVSVQHAFKGSSINLGYTQRIQRPGIQQLNPFIDRSNPKFINTGNPNLRPELSNTFEMNYSRFGKNSFNAGLSYAFSNNAIQNVSLLQIETKGSKTDTVTNTTYQNLGTNKTLGLNINMSFPITTKLSFSINGQLSKIWLAGTFNGQYYKNSGFTGNAFGNIAYKFNKGYRFGISSGYFSGDVTLQGQSSKFIFSSYVLSKDFLDKKASISLVANNPYSKYQTFRSSSSSADFAQSSFNQNYYRNFAIRFNYKFGKLNSEIKKNQRGINNDDTKGGAKNTGGGN, encoded by the coding sequence ATGAAAAAATTTCTACTATCCTTATTATTTCTACTTTTTACCGGCTTACTGTTTGCCCAGCAACCGGTAAAAGCCATTACGGTTAAAGGCACGGTGATAGATTCGGCAACTAATAAGTCATTGGGGTTTGTAACTATTAGCTTGAGCGATGCTGCTACTAAACAACCTGTAAAAAGCTCGCTAACTAAAGACGAAGGGACCTTTGAGGTAAAAAACCTGGCACCCAAACCCTATACTCTATCATTAGTATACGTAGGGTATAAAACCAAGACCCTTGCTGTTAAAGGTGATGCTGATTTTGATGTAGGAAAAATTGTGCTATCGCCATCAAACAGTCAGTTGAAAGAAGTATCTGTATCGGCGCTGAAACCTTTAATGAAACAGGAGGTAGACCGTTTAAGCTACGATGTGCAGGCCGACCCTGAAAGTAAAGCCTTGAGCGCTTTGGATATGATGCGCAAGGTACCTTTACTGGCCGTCGATGCATCGGATAATATTAAACTAAAAGGCAGCGGTAACTATAAGATATTGATCAATGGTCGGGAGTCGGCGTTGGTGGCTAAAAACCCATCGGATGTTTTAAAAGCAATGCCGGCTACCAATATTCAAAAGATAGAAGTAATTACCACCCCACCGGCTAAGTACGATGCAGAAGGTTTAGCGGGTATCATCAATATTATTACTAAAAAAAATGCCGACCAAGGATATAATGTGGGCATTAACGGTCGTATAAATACTATCTGGGGCCCGGGATTGAACATTAACGGCAATGTAAAGCAAGGTAAATTTGGCATGTCGGCTTATGCAGGTTTTGGGCGGCAAAACCACCAGGAGACCGGGTTTGGTAATATACAACTGCTTAAAGATGGCTCGGCCATTAACCAAAATGGAATAAACGGTTTTGATGGGCATTATCAATATGCCAATGCCGAATTAAGTTATGAGTTGGATAGCCTGAACCTGTTAACCGGCTCTATCGAAACTTTTGGCAATACGTTTAACAACAATGGTTCACAAGTCAATCTCAGCACCAACAAACTGGGCGGTATTGCCAACTCATATAACCTGCTAAACAGCGGTAGAGGTAATTTTGTAGGTACCGATGTTGCGATAAACTATCAGTTGGGCTTTAAAAAAAGTAAAGATCAGTTACTTACTTTTTCATACAAATACAGTAATTCGCCCAACTCACAATCAACCACTAACAATTTTATAAACCGTACCAGTTATCCCGCCAGCAGTTTCCCAAGCTATAATCAGTTCAATAATTCAGGCAGCCGTGAACATACTTTGCAATTGGATTATGTACATCCGCTAAAAAAGATAACTGTTGAAGCCGGTGCTAAAGCCATTTTACGGAATAATTTTAGTGAGTACCATCGCGAAGATCAAGACCCCACAACCGGCGTGTTTGTACCGAACACCTCGCAAACCAATGATTTTGATTATCACCAGGATGTGTTAAGCGTGTATAATACCTACCAATTTAAATTAGATAAATGGACGGGTAAGATTGGCGCACGTTTAGAACATACCAATATCAATGCGAATTTTACATCTGCAGGCAGCGCCGTAAACCCCGATTATAACAACCTTATTCCTTCGGTATCTGTGCAACACGCTTTTAAAGGAAGTAGTATTAATTTGGGCTATACACAGCGTATCCAGCGGCCGGGTATCCAGCAATTAAACCCGTTTATTGACAGGTCTAATCCAAAGTTTATAAATACAGGTAATCCTAACCTTCGCCCCGAATTAAGTAACACATTCGAGATGAACTATAGCCGTTTTGGTAAAAACTCGTTCAACGCTGGTTTAAGTTATGCTTTCTCTAACAATGCCATCCAAAATGTATCGCTGCTGCAAATAGAAACCAAAGGCAGCAAAACAGATACTGTTACCAACACCACTTATCAAAACCTGGGCACTAATAAAACACTGGGGTTAAATATAAATATGTCGTTCCCCATCACCACAAAATTAAGCTTTAGCATAAATGGCCAATTAAGCAAAATTTGGCTGGCGGGCACATTTAACGGGCAGTACTACAAAAACAGCGGATTTACTGGTAATGCTTTTGGCAATATTGCATATAAGTTTAATAAAGGCTACCGTTTTGGCATAAGTTCTGGCTATTTCAGCGGCGATGTCACACTGCAGGGCCAGTCAAGTAAATTCATTTTTTCATCATACGTGTTATCAAAAGACTTTTTAGATAAAAAAGCAAGTATATCGTTGGTGGCCAATAACCCTTACAGCAAATATCAAACGTTTAGATCGTCATCAAGCTCGGCAGATTTTGCACAAAGTTCATTTAATCAAAATTACTATCGTAATTTTGCTATACGGTTCAATTATAAATTTGGCAAGCTTAACAGCGAGATCAAAAAGAACCAACGTGGCATTAATAACGACGACACTAAAGGGGGCGCCAAAAATACCGGCGGCGGTAATTAA
- a CDS encoding ROK family protein: MNTDFSAGNSVLGVYISGYHITTLIVNLQTREVLRPSYQRKPINSRGTATEIIDACSAAIQHALTTNNVQVNRIGIAMPGPFDYEKGISYIHNNKKHEALYGLNIKEMLAAKLNIPTSQIHMLNDAAAFLKGEVFAGAAQGYQNVIGLTLGTGLGTARLINGIAEDASLWDSPFLDSIAEDYLSERWFLKRYYELSGINVVDVKELATFYNTSNTVKAVFKEFAGNLALFAANFVRAAKPEIIVLSGDIASKASDCFLPAFKAQLSKLQIEIPVCVSKLNSEAVLIGVATTWL; the protein is encoded by the coding sequence ATGAACACAGATTTTTCCGCCGGCAATAGCGTACTGGGCGTGTATATCAGCGGGTACCATATTACCACGCTAATAGTAAATTTACAAACCCGCGAAGTGCTTCGACCTTCTTACCAGCGCAAACCTATTAACTCGCGCGGTACAGCAACCGAAATTATTGACGCCTGTAGTGCAGCCATACAGCACGCCCTTACTACCAATAATGTACAGGTTAACCGCATTGGTATTGCCATGCCAGGGCCCTTCGACTACGAGAAAGGGATATCCTATATTCATAACAATAAAAAGCATGAAGCGCTATACGGATTGAATATAAAAGAAATGCTGGCGGCCAAATTGAATATCCCAACCAGTCAGATACATATGCTGAATGATGCCGCAGCCTTTTTAAAGGGCGAAGTATTTGCCGGCGCAGCGCAAGGATATCAAAACGTTATTGGGTTAACATTGGGTACAGGTTTAGGCACAGCCCGTTTAATTAATGGTATTGCAGAAGATGCCAGTCTGTGGGATTCGCCGTTTTTAGACAGTATAGCCGAAGATTATTTAAGTGAACGCTGGTTCCTGAAACGTTACTATGAACTATCGGGCATTAATGTGGTAGATGTGAAAGAACTGGCCACATTTTACAATACATCAAATACGGTAAAGGCTGTGTTTAAAGAATTTGCCGGCAACCTGGCCCTGTTTGCTGCCAACTTTGTACGTGCAGCTAAGCCTGAAATTATAGTGCTAAGCGGTGATATTGCCAGCAAAGCTTCCGATTGTTTTTTACCTGCTTTTAAAGCGCAATTAAGCAAGCTGCAAATAGAGATACCCGTATGTGTATCTAAGTTAAACAGCGAAGCGGTGCTTATTGGCGTGGCAACAACATGGTTGTAG
- a CDS encoding sigma-70 family RNA polymerase sigma factor, with the protein MIEQPTTLNPHSWVKTYADYLYAFAIVRINDEELAKDLVQETFLAALQRSHAFEGKSSERTWLTAILKNKIVDVYRKKSSGLKQVELSVSEPVEEFFHTEHGHWKKEHWPLPFGVEDHDPLHNKEFNKILQLCMQKLPALWLSVFTMKHMDDATSENICTELKISPNNFWVIIHRAKVNLRACLQKNWI; encoded by the coding sequence ATGATCGAACAACCAACAACTTTAAATCCGCATAGCTGGGTAAAAACCTATGCAGATTACCTGTATGCGTTTGCCATTGTACGTATTAATGACGAAGAATTGGCGAAAGACCTGGTACAGGAAACTTTTTTAGCTGCTTTACAGCGCAGCCATGCTTTTGAAGGCAAAAGCAGCGAACGCACCTGGCTTACGGCTATTCTGAAAAATAAGATAGTGGATGTATACCGCAAAAAATCGTCGGGATTGAAACAGGTAGAATTATCAGTATCGGAACCTGTGGAAGAGTTCTTCCATACCGAGCACGGGCACTGGAAAAAAGAACATTGGCCACTGCCATTTGGAGTAGAAGACCACGACCCGTTGCATAACAAGGAGTTTAATAAAATATTGCAATTATGCATGCAGAAGTTACCGGCTTTATGGCTTTCGGTATTTACCATGAAACACATGGACGATGCCACTTCTGAAAACATATGTACCGAATTAAAAATAAGCCCCAATAATTTTTGGGTAATTATACACCGGGCTAAAGTAAACTTGCGCGCCTGCCTGCAAAAAAACTGGATCTAA
- a CDS encoding M1 family metallopeptidase — MKINLVAGLSLALLAGTYAADAQTTPPTTTTPTAAQRAAFTGRQRLQPFVEENTPTTNYDYHELWKPFFYTKNGNEMRASDGSPGPKYWQNRADYQLSAKLNEERNEITGSEILTYTNNSPQNLSFIWMQLDQNLFKLDSRGNKQVPLANDPTRGVVQSSRNWGQGQDFDAGYKINSVKVLSIAGGKTTATPVKWLVNDTRMQVFLPKAVAANGGQLKLEIKYSFISPDYGSDRMGIIQQGTDRGQSKNGKIYQVAQWYPRMCVYDDVMGWNTLPYTGESEFYLEYGDFDINITAPAKDIVVCSGELLNPKDVYTPEQVARWAKAANSETTVAIRSAEEVTDPKSRPAGKPELTWHFQIKNARDASWGASAAFVIDAAKMDLPSGRKSMAISAYPVESAGWKRGTEMIKASLEYNSKKWFEYPYPNATGVAGKAGGMEYPGIVFCSLGGGWGVIDHEFGHTWFPMIVGSNERLYGWMDEGFNTFINTLSTAYSLKGEFYRAPTPEGNLRQFTSFTRPDLEPVLSNPDNLKEANNGTLLYSKPSAGLVMLREQILGPERFDFAFKTYINRWAFKHPTPDDFFRTIENAAGESLQWFWRGWFEHTWRLDVAVRNVRYVDNNPAKGAIITLDNLEKMAMPVVLDIKLKSGKTQRVNFAAEIWERNVSWSFKYPSTEEIISVTYNPDGTLPDYNPANNVWPAADKK, encoded by the coding sequence ATGAAAATTAACCTGGTTGCCGGTTTGTCGCTGGCATTATTGGCCGGTACGTATGCTGCTGATGCACAAACTACGCCGCCAACCACCACTACCCCTACTGCTGCACAACGTGCTGCTTTTACCGGCAGACAGCGCCTTCAGCCTTTTGTAGAGGAAAACACGCCCACCACAAATTACGATTATCACGAGCTTTGGAAACCATTTTTTTATACAAAAAATGGTAACGAAATGCGCGCATCTGATGGTTCGCCGGGCCCAAAATACTGGCAAAACAGGGCCGACTATCAATTGTCGGCCAAGCTGAACGAGGAAAGGAACGAGATCACAGGTTCAGAAATATTAACTTATACCAATAACAGCCCGCAAAACTTATCCTTTATATGGATGCAGTTAGATCAAAACCTGTTCAAGTTAGATTCGCGTGGTAATAAACAGGTGCCTTTGGCAAACGATCCGACACGCGGCGTTGTACAATCCAGCCGCAACTGGGGCCAGGGCCAGGATTTTGATGCGGGTTATAAAATCAACTCGGTTAAAGTATTAAGCATTGCTGGTGGCAAAACTACGGCTACCCCGGTAAAGTGGTTAGTTAACGATACCCGCATGCAGGTATTTTTACCTAAAGCAGTTGCGGCAAACGGCGGTCAGTTAAAGCTGGAGATCAAATATTCATTTATTTCGCCCGATTACGGTTCAGACCGTATGGGTATCATCCAGCAAGGCACCGATCGAGGCCAGTCTAAAAACGGCAAGATATACCAGGTGGCGCAATGGTACCCGCGCATGTGCGTATATGACGACGTTATGGGCTGGAATACTTTGCCTTATACCGGCGAAAGCGAGTTTTACCTCGAGTATGGTGATTTTGATATCAACATTACCGCTCCTGCTAAAGATATTGTAGTGTGCTCAGGCGAATTATTAAACCCTAAGGATGTTTACACACCCGAGCAGGTTGCACGTTGGGCAAAAGCCGCTAACAGCGAAACCACAGTAGCTATCCGCAGTGCCGAAGAAGTGACCGATCCAAAATCGCGCCCGGCCGGCAAACCCGAACTTACCTGGCACTTCCAGATCAAGAACGCGCGCGATGCTTCGTGGGGTGCATCGGCGGCATTCGTAATTGATGCTGCTAAAATGGACTTGCCAAGTGGCCGTAAATCAATGGCTATATCAGCTTATCCTGTTGAATCAGCTGGCTGGAAGCGCGGCACCGAAATGATCAAAGCATCGTTAGAATACAACTCTAAAAAATGGTTTGAATACCCATATCCTAACGCTACAGGCGTTGCGGGTAAAGCAGGCGGCATGGAATACCCAGGCATTGTATTTTGCAGCTTAGGCGGCGGATGGGGTGTTATTGACCACGAGTTTGGCCACACCTGGTTCCCGATGATCGTTGGATCGAACGAACGCCTTTATGGCTGGATGGACGAAGGCTTTAACACTTTCATCAATACACTTTCTACCGCTTATTCATTAAAAGGCGAATTTTATCGTGCGCCAACCCCTGAAGGTAACCTGCGCCAGTTCACATCGTTCACACGTCCCGATCTGGAACCTGTACTGAGCAATCCGGATAACCTAAAAGAAGCTAATAATGGTACCTTATTGTATAGCAAGCCAAGCGCTGGCTTAGTAATGCTGCGCGAGCAAATTTTAGGCCCTGAACGTTTTGACTTTGCCTTTAAAACATACATTAACCGCTGGGCATTTAAACACCCAACCCCCGATGATTTTTTCCGTACGATAGAAAATGCGGCCGGCGAAAGCTTGCAATGGTTCTGGAGAGGCTGGTTTGAACATACCTGGCGTTTAGATGTTGCCGTACGCAACGTACGTTATGTAGATAACAACCCGGCAAAAGGGGCTATTATAACCCTGGATAACCTTGAAAAAATGGCTATGCCTGTTGTGCTGGATATTAAACTAAAAAGCGGTAAAACGCAGCGTGTGAATTTTGCAGCAGAAATTTGGGAACGCAATGTAAGCTGGTCGTTCAAATACCCTTCAACCGAAGAGATTATATCGGTAACTTATAACCCTGATGGCACACTGCCGGATTATAACCCAGCCAACAACGTTTGGCCTGCAGCAGACAAGAAATAA
- a CDS encoding acetyl-CoA carboxylase carboxyltransferase subunit alpha: protein MKITFDFEKPLADLLSQIEKVKQVEDKTQVDMSATLTELEEKLETAKKQVYSNLNGWQKVQISRHPERPYTLQYLELMCDDFIEMHGDRTVGDDKAIVGGFGSLNGETVMFIGHQKGKNTKERQYRNFGMANPEGYRKALRLMKLAEKFNKPVVTLIDTPGAFPGLEAEERGQGEAIARNLLEMSVLRVPIICVIIGEGASGGALGIGIGDRVLMLENSWYSVISPENCSTILWKTWDYKERAAEALKLTSTEMLKNKLIDGVIKEPLGGAHQDPVAMASTLKKHLIKDLKALKEMDTDVMVNERIEKFCAMGVVNEND from the coding sequence ATGAAGATTACGTTTGATTTTGAAAAACCGCTGGCCGATCTGCTATCGCAGATAGAAAAGGTGAAGCAGGTAGAAGATAAAACCCAGGTAGATATGTCTGCCACGCTAACTGAATTAGAGGAGAAACTGGAAACGGCTAAAAAGCAGGTTTACAGCAATCTGAATGGCTGGCAGAAGGTGCAGATATCGCGCCACCCGGAACGCCCCTACACCTTACAGTACCTGGAACTGATGTGTGATGACTTTATTGAAATGCACGGCGATCGTACTGTGGGCGATGATAAGGCGATTGTTGGGGGTTTCGGTTCGTTAAATGGCGAAACGGTAATGTTTATCGGTCATCAAAAAGGGAAAAACACTAAAGAGCGCCAGTACCGTAATTTTGGTATGGCTAACCCCGAAGGTTACCGCAAGGCCCTGCGCCTGATGAAGCTGGCCGAGAAATTCAACAAGCCTGTGGTTACCCTGATAGATACCCCTGGGGCGTTCCCCGGTCTTGAGGCTGAAGAACGCGGACAAGGTGAGGCAATTGCCCGTAATTTGCTGGAAATGTCGGTACTGCGCGTACCAATCATCTGTGTTATTATTGGCGAAGGTGCATCGGGCGGCGCCTTAGGTATTGGCATTGGCGATAGGGTATTGATGCTGGAGAACAGCTGGTACTCGGTAATATCACCTGAAAACTGCTCTACTATCCTTTGGAAAACATGGGATTACAAGGAGCGTGCTGCTGAGGCATTGAAGCTAACATCAACCGAGATGCTGAAAAATAAGCTGATAGACGGCGTAATTAAGGAACCGCTTGGCGGCGCCCATCAGGATCCCGTTGCCATGGCATCTACCCTGAAGAAACACCTGATAAAAGACCTGAAAGCCCTTAAAGAAATGGATACCGATGTTATGGTTAACGAACGTATCGAAAAATTCTGCGCTATGGGTGTGGTGAACGAGAATGATTAA
- a CDS encoding M1 family metallopeptidase, which translates to MKITIKYVLMTVCVVCSAIASKAQLLTPRDKFSRADSLHGNQNAPMRTCYDINYYHLDVKFDIDKKFISGSTQFKFTATRDFQKLQFDLFANLNIEKVVYKGKELPYKREFNAVFLTFPRDIPKDTKDEFTVYYSGNPTIAKRAPWDGGVVFTTDSLGKPWVATACEGVGASIWWPNKDQLTDEVDSILISVSVPQGLKDVSNGRLRKVTDMKDGYTKFDWFVGNPINNYDVEANIADYVHFDDTYMGENGKLTLDYWVLPYNLARAKKQFGANVKPMLKAFEYWFGPYPFYKDGYKLVETPHLGMEHQSGVAYGNKYRNGYLGRDLSGTGKGLNWDFIVVHESGHEWFGNNITDKDNADMWIHEGFTNYSESLFIENWTGSKEAGQEYVHGTRRAIANDEPIIGIYGVNKEGSGDMYYKGGNLLNMVRTIINDDEKWRGILRGLNKTFYHQTVTTEQVVEYINTQSGINLTSIFDQYLRYKNIPTLEFRFENGRVVARWIADVNGFKMPVRIRSKGGEYKFINVSTRFTPVDMAGLTKDNLEVDTFNYYIGVLVD; encoded by the coding sequence ATGAAAATTACTATAAAATATGTATTGATGACCGTATGCGTGGTTTGCTCGGCCATCGCATCAAAAGCTCAGCTCCTAACCCCGCGCGATAAATTCTCGCGTGCCGATTCGCTGCATGGCAACCAGAATGCGCCGATGCGTACTTGCTACGATATCAATTATTATCACCTGGATGTGAAGTTTGATATCGATAAGAAATTTATCAGCGGCAGCACGCAGTTTAAGTTTACCGCTACGCGGGATTTTCAGAAGTTACAGTTCGATCTGTTTGCTAATTTGAACATTGAAAAGGTGGTTTACAAAGGGAAAGAACTGCCCTACAAACGTGAGTTCAATGCTGTGTTTCTCACCTTCCCGCGCGATATTCCGAAAGATACTAAGGATGAATTTACCGTTTATTATTCAGGCAACCCAACCATAGCCAAACGTGCCCCCTGGGATGGCGGGGTGGTGTTTACCACCGACTCGCTGGGTAAGCCATGGGTCGCCACAGCCTGCGAGGGTGTAGGGGCTTCTATCTGGTGGCCTAATAAGGATCAATTGACCGACGAGGTAGATAGTATCCTCATCAGCGTAAGTGTGCCTCAGGGCTTGAAAGATGTATCAAACGGCAGGCTGCGCAAAGTGACGGATATGAAGGACGGCTACACCAAATTCGATTGGTTTGTGGGTAACCCTATCAACAACTACGATGTGGAAGCCAACATTGCCGACTATGTGCATTTTGATGATACCTACATGGGCGAGAACGGCAAACTGACGCTGGATTATTGGGTATTACCCTATAACCTGGCGCGCGCCAAAAAGCAATTTGGAGCCAATGTTAAACCCATGCTAAAGGCTTTTGAATATTGGTTTGGCCCATATCCGTTTTATAAAGATGGTTATAAGCTGGTGGAAACCCCACACCTTGGTATGGAACACCAAAGCGGAGTAGCCTATGGCAACAAATATCGTAACGGGTACCTGGGGCGCGATCTTTCAGGCACAGGTAAAGGACTGAACTGGGACTTTATAGTAGTGCACGAAAGCGGCCACGAATGGTTTGGCAATAACATTACCGATAAGGACAACGCCGATATGTGGATACATGAGGGTTTTACCAATTATTCCGAATCGTTGTTTATTGAGAACTGGACAGGCAGCAAGGAAGCCGGGCAGGAATATGTACATGGTACCCGCCGAGCAATTGCTAACGATGAGCCGATCATCGGCATATATGGCGTTAACAAAGAAGGCAGCGGCGATATGTATTACAAAGGCGGCAACCTGCTGAACATGGTGCGCACCATAATAAACGATGATGAAAAATGGCGCGGCATTTTGCGCGGACTAAATAAAACCTTTTATCACCAAACGGTAACTACTGAGCAGGTAGTGGAATATATCAATACACAATCCGGCATAAATCTCACCAGTATTTTCGATCAGTACCTGCGTTATAAAAATATCCCTACGCTGGAATTCAGGTTTGAGAACGGGCGCGTTGTAGCCCGTTGGATAGCCGATGTAAACGGGTTTAAAATGCCGGTGCGCATACGTAGCAAAGGCGGCGAATATAAATTCATCAATGTATCTACCCGTTTTACCCCGGTTGATATGGCCGGGCTTACCAAAGATAACCTGGAAGTAGACACGTTTAATTACTACATAGGCGTATTGGTGGACTGA
- a CDS encoding cupin domain-containing protein: MIQSNIFQFEQDIKWEDAGNGVQRQIFGYDDKVMLVKAKFIKGGIGTLHSHPHSQVTYVDSGVFDMTIGDETKTIRKGDGYYVPPHVVHGVVCIEAGMLIDAFSPHREDFI, from the coding sequence ATGATACAAAGCAACATATTTCAGTTTGAGCAGGATATAAAATGGGAAGATGCCGGTAATGGGGTGCAGCGGCAGATATTTGGTTATGATGATAAAGTAATGCTGGTGAAAGCCAAATTTATAAAGGGCGGCATCGGTACACTACACAGCCACCCGCATTCGCAGGTTACTTATGTAGATAGCGGCGTGTTTGACATGACCATTGGCGATGAGACCAAAACTATCCGCAAAGGCGATGGCTATTATGTGCCGCCGCATGTGGTACACGGCGTGGTATGTATAGAGGCCGGTATGCTGATAGACGCCTTTAGCCCGCATCGCGAAGATTTTATTTAA
- a CDS encoding Spx/MgsR family RNA polymerase-binding regulatory protein: MKVYGITNCNTVKKALDWLKAHNVDYQFHDFKKLGVSADKLEEWAAKAGYEKVMNKQGLTYKGLTPEVKESITGKTPALKILQEKTSMIKRPVIEDGGFLFFGFDEDVYKKHFLQNP, translated from the coding sequence ATGAAAGTTTACGGCATTACCAATTGCAATACAGTAAAAAAAGCGTTAGACTGGCTAAAGGCCCATAACGTTGATTACCAGTTTCACGATTTTAAAAAGCTGGGGGTTAGCGCCGATAAATTAGAAGAATGGGCAGCTAAGGCAGGCTATGAAAAAGTAATGAACAAACAGGGGCTAACTTATAAAGGATTGACACCCGAAGTAAAAGAAAGCATTACCGGCAAAACACCCGCGCTTAAAATATTACAGGAAAAAACCAGTATGATTAAACGCCCGGTTATTGAAGACGGCGGTTTCCTGTTTTTTGGCTTTGACGAGGATGTTTATAAAAAGCATTTCCTACAAAACCCATAG